A stretch of the Photobacterium toruni genome encodes the following:
- a CDS encoding thiopurine S-methyltransferase produces the protein MDAEFWHSRWAEDRIGFHLTDVNPLLIKYWPQVNAQRDDRVLVPMCGKSEDLVWLATRHNDVVGIELSDIAVKAFFAENLYTPLVTGIGCEHVYSFDEITIYQGDYFTVPVAPADVIYDRAALVAMPQSMRERYVERLLQLIKPGGRILLVTLDYPQSQMDGPPFSVPKAEIAALFSKCKITLLERDEADATHPRRQRGVERFAEEVWLIEV, from the coding sequence ATGGACGCTGAATTTTGGCATAGCCGTTGGGCTGAAGATCGTATTGGTTTTCACTTAACCGATGTTAATCCATTACTAATAAAATATTGGCCACAAGTTAATGCTCAACGTGATGATCGCGTATTAGTGCCAATGTGTGGTAAATCGGAAGACTTAGTATGGCTCGCTACACGTCATAACGATGTGGTTGGTATTGAGCTAAGTGATATCGCAGTGAAAGCTTTTTTTGCAGAGAATTTGTATACACCATTAGTAACAGGGATCGGCTGTGAGCATGTATATTCATTTGATGAAATAACCATTTATCAGGGTGATTATTTTACTGTTCCTGTCGCACCTGCTGACGTGATATATGATCGTGCAGCATTAGTCGCGATGCCACAATCAATGCGTGAACGTTATGTTGAACGTTTATTGCAGTTAATTAAACCCGGTGGGCGTATTTTATTAGTGACTTTAGATTATCCGCAATCACAAATGGATGGTCCTCCGTTTTCAGTGCCAAAGGCTGAAATAGCAGCGTTATTCAGTAAGTGTAAAATCACGCTATTAGAACGCGATGAAGCTGATGCAACTCATCCTCGCCGTCAACGTGGTGTTGAGCGTTTTGCTGAAGAAGTATGGTTAATTGAAGTTTAA